One genomic region from Sphingobacterium multivorum encodes:
- a CDS encoding DUF4998 domain-containing protein, which produces MKKILNYILIVLGTVLLNYSCKPSDYYYGEYLKNGEIYYPGRVDSLSIIPGNQRGILRFKVTTDPKVNSVRVYLRSSLSPMAEVKNYPIEASEHGRIKFITLDALSEATYTANVYSFTSQGDSSRAVASSQFIYGQSYIRTLVNRSFSKFDKANASEHFLVLARENNLPRQGTFYPMQFTEVTYLNNSGDSTTVRITPYEDFASLKNIVSPSTVKYRTVYKPVQASIDYFYTAFTEQKYSK; this is translated from the coding sequence ATGAAAAAAATATTAAATTATATACTGATCGTGTTGGGTACTGTCCTTTTAAACTACAGTTGCAAGCCATCAGACTACTATTATGGGGAATACCTAAAAAATGGGGAAATCTACTATCCTGGCCGCGTAGATTCATTATCTATTATCCCGGGCAATCAAAGGGGAATACTGCGTTTTAAAGTAACGACAGACCCCAAAGTGAATAGTGTGAGAGTATATCTCAGGAGCAGCCTCTCACCTATGGCAGAAGTAAAAAATTACCCGATAGAAGCCAGCGAACATGGTAGAATAAAATTCATCACCTTAGATGCACTTTCGGAAGCAACATACACGGCAAACGTTTATTCATTTACGAGTCAAGGTGATAGTTCTCGAGCAGTAGCCTCGAGTCAGTTTATTTACGGGCAGAGTTATATACGAACCCTTGTCAATCGCTCATTTTCAAAATTTGACAAAGCAAACGCCAGTGAGCATTTCCTGGTATTGGCTCGAGAAAATAACCTGCCCAGACAGGGTACATTTTACCCAATGCAGTTTACAGAAGTTACTTACCTGAATAATTCAGGAGATTCCACGACAGTTCGCATTACCCCTTATGAGGACTTTGCAAGCCTAAAAAATATTGTAAGTCCAAGTACAGTCAAATACAGAACTGTTTACAAACCTGTACAAGCTTCCATCGATTATTTTTACACTGCATTTACAGAACAGAAGTATAGCAAATAA
- a CDS encoding DUF5000 domain-containing lipoprotein, which produces MKNLINKIAPIMLAILLMAPLLWTSCKEDIGITAARQGEKPNTLKNLAYEEAPGGAKISYDLPTSADLRYVKATYTLENGKEMVTKASIYDNQLAVQGYAAIGEHDVRLVAVAVGDVESDPVTIKIKTGKPNYIILAESFKSNDFFYSTFGGVNLKFENKDAANIILSIFKYGENPTTKEVGWNVLNETYTKSKEGVIRVRGEQPIATTYGIVIRDQWGNVSDTVRRNLTPQEEYEINNLLIYNGITAYSDMNRNGDYISNYNAQGGSAEMQVSLFDGIEGSPYYITNKQWWGKAAPIPFQFTLDARKKAQISRVKLWGRNDNYGLLFQATHPKEFELYGSNSPAQDGSWDSWTLLGTFEGVRPSGLAFGTNANSEDQDYARKGEDFEVNWDNPSGFKYFRIKVNCTWNGVREQPLGNALTVAISELKLYGKYVD; this is translated from the coding sequence ATGAAAAATTTAATCAATAAAATCGCTCCCATCATGCTAGCAATCCTTTTGATGGCTCCATTACTATGGACAAGTTGCAAGGAAGACATAGGCATCACCGCAGCAAGACAAGGAGAAAAACCGAATACCTTAAAGAACCTTGCCTATGAAGAAGCTCCTGGCGGAGCGAAGATCAGCTACGATTTACCAACATCAGCAGACTTACGCTACGTCAAGGCAACGTATACATTGGAAAATGGGAAAGAAATGGTCACCAAGGCCAGCATATACGACAATCAACTTGCTGTGCAAGGATATGCAGCGATCGGTGAACATGACGTTAGACTTGTGGCTGTCGCGGTTGGTGACGTGGAATCTGATCCCGTTACTATTAAAATCAAGACAGGAAAGCCTAATTATATCATTTTAGCCGAATCATTTAAATCTAACGATTTTTTCTACAGCACATTTGGTGGAGTAAACCTTAAATTTGAAAATAAAGATGCTGCAAATATCATTTTAAGTATATTCAAATATGGGGAAAATCCGACTACCAAAGAGGTCGGCTGGAATGTCCTGAACGAGACCTATACAAAATCCAAAGAAGGTGTTATTCGCGTTCGTGGTGAACAACCGATTGCAACCACCTACGGTATTGTAATCCGCGATCAATGGGGTAACGTATCAGACACCGTTCGTCGCAATTTGACGCCACAAGAAGAATATGAAATCAACAATTTATTGATTTATAATGGTATAACGGCCTATAGTGATATGAATAGAAATGGTGATTACATCAGCAATTACAATGCACAAGGTGGAAGTGCCGAAATGCAGGTATCACTATTTGATGGAATTGAAGGATCCCCCTATTATATCACAAACAAGCAGTGGTGGGGTAAGGCTGCCCCGATCCCATTCCAATTCACTTTGGATGCCCGTAAAAAGGCACAAATAAGTCGGGTCAAACTCTGGGGTCGAAACGACAATTATGGGCTATTGTTTCAAGCTACACACCCAAAAGAATTCGAGCTTTATGGCAGTAATTCACCGGCACAAGATGGTTCTTGGGATTCTTGGACATTACTCGGAACATTTGAAGGCGTCCGTCCATCCGGCCTTGCCTTTGGCACTAACGCGAATAGTGAGGATCAAGACTACGCGCGTAAGGGAGAAGATTTTGAAGTCAACTGGGATAACCCGAGCGGATTCAAATATTTCCGAATAAAAGTAAACTGTACGTGGAATGGCGTTCGAGAACAACCGCTAGGTAATGCCCTAACAGTTGCTATATCGGAATTGAAATTATATGGAAAATACGTAGACTGA
- a CDS encoding RagB/SusD family nutrient uptake outer membrane protein, whose product MRFKKSIIVLGLLVGLSTSCNKFLDVVPDNAPVLDQAFAMRTMAERYLVTCYSQLPQSFSMTNNPGWLSGDEFWLNSESTYSGYFNWRIALGNQNGDNPLLNAWDGNNGATNLWVGITNCNTFLDNIMSVPDMTDEEKQMWISEVKFLKAYYHFLLMKQYGPVPIRDKNIPIYDSPGSSQLPRNSIDECFNYIISMIDESIPNLMDDVTAVNSETGRITKIVAKAMKAEILVYAASPLFNGNVGTEASIKNNDGKELFNHSYSSEKWQLAAKACKEAIDFASEHGKKLHTWTPTGGFTPQASTQFQMNIREAYNENTDNPEVLWLDTKSTANGTIQGYFMLPRYTANATSGTLLGFMSATLNIVEKFYSNNGVPIEEDITYPYTSRFDLITVPNTDAYKYDLVAGKQTARMNLNRENRFYGTLMFDAGRVFMLQAGSDANAYNIDLKYSGSSGKVDPTRFNWTGYASKKHYNYRSTVGASNAYTARLFGHPIMRLANLYLYYAEALNEANGPSAEAYSYIDAVRTRSGLKGVVESWQNYSSAPNKPTTKDGLREIIKRERTNEFALEGVRFWDLRRWKDAVKELNNPILGWDINQSSEGSYYRTTLLYTRSFMDRDYFWPLSLNERRRNPNLVQSAGW is encoded by the coding sequence ATGAGATTTAAGAAAAGTATAATCGTGTTAGGATTGTTAGTAGGTCTTTCGACCTCCTGTAATAAGTTTCTGGATGTTGTTCCAGATAATGCACCTGTACTCGACCAAGCATTCGCAATGCGTACAATGGCCGAGCGTTATTTAGTGACCTGTTATAGTCAATTACCGCAAAGCTTTTCAATGACCAATAACCCAGGGTGGCTTTCGGGCGACGAATTCTGGCTAAACTCCGAATCAACCTATTCGGGGTATTTCAATTGGAGAATTGCTTTGGGCAACCAAAATGGTGACAACCCCTTGTTAAATGCTTGGGACGGGAACAATGGAGCAACAAATCTTTGGGTGGGTATCACAAACTGCAATACATTTCTCGACAATATTATGTCGGTACCGGATATGACAGACGAAGAAAAACAGATGTGGATCTCTGAAGTCAAATTTTTGAAAGCCTACTATCATTTTCTCTTAATGAAACAATACGGCCCTGTACCTATCAGAGACAAGAATATCCCTATCTATGACAGCCCAGGATCTTCCCAGCTGCCTCGAAATAGTATAGATGAATGCTTCAACTATATTATCAGTATGATTGATGAATCCATCCCCAATTTAATGGATGACGTTACTGCAGTGAACAGTGAAACAGGACGCATTACAAAAATCGTCGCCAAAGCAATGAAGGCTGAGATATTGGTTTATGCCGCCAGTCCACTTTTCAACGGAAACGTTGGTACCGAAGCTTCAATTAAAAATAACGATGGCAAGGAACTATTCAACCACAGTTATTCGTCCGAGAAATGGCAATTGGCAGCTAAAGCCTGTAAAGAGGCCATTGATTTTGCTTCCGAGCATGGTAAAAAATTACACACCTGGACACCCACTGGAGGATTTACACCTCAAGCCAGTACGCAATTTCAGATGAATATCCGGGAGGCTTATAATGAAAACACAGATAATCCAGAAGTATTATGGCTGGATACCAAATCAACCGCCAATGGAACCATTCAAGGTTATTTTATGCTTCCTCGCTACACAGCCAACGCCACGTCCGGAACTTTATTGGGCTTTATGTCTGCGACTTTAAATATTGTGGAGAAATTCTATTCCAACAATGGTGTACCTATTGAGGAAGATATTACTTATCCATATACATCAAGATTCGATTTGATTACAGTTCCCAACACAGATGCTTATAAATATGATTTGGTCGCTGGGAAACAAACAGCCCGGATGAATCTAAATCGGGAAAATAGATTTTATGGCACCTTAATGTTTGATGCCGGACGTGTATTTATGCTACAAGCTGGTTCGGATGCGAATGCCTACAATATTGATCTCAAATATTCGGGATCGTCAGGAAAAGTAGACCCCACACGATTCAATTGGACAGGCTATGCCTCAAAAAAACACTATAATTATCGGAGTACCGTAGGTGCAAGTAACGCCTACACAGCTCGGTTATTTGGGCATCCGATCATGCGTTTAGCCAATCTCTACCTTTACTACGCAGAAGCATTAAACGAAGCAAATGGCCCATCAGCAGAGGCTTATTCCTACATTGATGCCGTCCGAACACGGAGTGGTCTCAAAGGTGTTGTTGAATCGTGGCAAAATTACTCTTCTGCGCCAAACAAACCCACAACCAAAGATGGGCTGCGTGAAATTATCAAACGTGAACGTACAAATGAGTTTGCTTTGGAAGGTGTGCGTTTTTGGGATCTTCGCCGTTGGAAAGATGCCGTCAAAGAATTAAACAACCCAATTTTAGGATGGGATATCAATCAATCATCCGAAGGCTCTTACTATCGGACAACACTATTATATACACGGTCATTTATGGATCGGGATTACTTTTGGCCATTGAGCTTAAATGAAAGAAGACGCAACCCAAATCTTGTCCAAAGTGCAGGATGGTAA
- a CDS encoding TonB-dependent receptor translates to MRINLITLLIGLGLSQVDAHTYAQQITLKKHNASLQVILKDLEKQSGYTFFYKKNEISASKDISIDVKNQPFSQVLNIVLENADFTYDFFDKTIVIKKKNEPRRDAFNKIISKPIINKSLDLQQETQVTGSVSDTLGRKLTGVSVSIKGKSGLGTATDINGAFVLKVPANATLTFTMVGYDPQEVAVNGKSKFDIVLKESASSSIDEVVVTAFGQRSKKSDLIGSVSSLSPKELRAPVSNLTAALQGKVAGVVSFQRSGEPGGDNADFFIRGVGTFGTNNKPLILVDNMEVTADDLARIPVDDIENFSILRDATASAVYGSRGANGVVLVTTKIGRDGPATISFRAEQRISTPTQTLKFADPVTWMKMYNEAVTTRDPLGVEPYGQYKIERTAAGDDPITYPAVDWLNALTKKTTTTQNYNLSVSGGGQIATYNVSGNFTNDNGLLKMDALNNFNNNVNFKVMNLRSNIGINLTKSTFAMVRTVANLQNYSGPPTNGAEAYNLALRANPVLFLPVYQAGPSQSYIQHPLFGNADKGQYANPYAQIMRGYSERKRSDIQVQLELKQDFSTILLEGLNYRGLFNLSRNSYFAQSRQYNPFYYEPIGTDPKNNSLLFREINPETGTEYLDFVPGERTQSAVFYMENQLSYQRTFNEKHNVFGMLINTIRDNIKTPVDNNISLINTLPNRNVSLSGSFTYGYDNRYHAQFAFGYNGSEKFSDKFRWGFFPSFGLAWNVSNEQFFEPIKEVVSNLKFRFTRGILGNDQILDTRFFYLSDVNLNSTDYGYSFGLPAESGRRTVNGIVVNRYANPDIRWEISKQTNLGIDLSLFKGALTFTGDFYQQQRDNIVQARSLSSINGLTAAVFANVGEYKSKGFDGELVYNKSVNSDLWFQGRGTFTFATGEYAFFEEPAYKNAYRQRQGTSVSNQFGYIAERLFIDDNEVYNSPAQEFGSTVRGGDIKYLDVNRDGLINDDDRMPIGYPTTPEINYGFGLSTGYKGFDCSFFFSGVGRTSLFINPTTNNTSSPLSRGIAPFGVETSPNAVFQEWANNYWSEDNKNIYAAWPRLSVMPMANNTVQSTFWMRNGSLLRLKQVELGYTFNKKLTQRYKFKNLRIYASATNLLRFSSFKLWDPEMGGNALNYPLQRVFNIGINANL, encoded by the coding sequence ATGAGGATCAACTTAATCACTTTATTGATCGGCCTAGGACTATCCCAAGTGGATGCTCATACCTATGCACAGCAAATTACGCTTAAAAAGCATAATGCAAGTCTTCAAGTTATTTTAAAGGATCTTGAGAAACAAAGTGGCTATACTTTCTTTTATAAGAAGAATGAAATCTCTGCCAGTAAGGACATCTCTATTGATGTAAAAAACCAGCCATTTTCGCAGGTTTTAAACATTGTACTGGAGAATGCAGATTTTACTTACGATTTCTTTGACAAAACAATTGTCATTAAGAAGAAAAATGAACCACGGCGAGATGCCTTTAACAAGATTATTAGCAAGCCAATAATCAATAAGAGTTTAGACCTGCAGCAAGAAACTCAAGTAACAGGCTCTGTCAGTGACACCTTGGGCAGAAAACTTACCGGTGTAAGCGTCAGTATCAAGGGAAAATCAGGCCTTGGTACAGCGACAGATATCAATGGAGCTTTTGTACTAAAAGTACCCGCTAACGCGACCCTGACTTTCACAATGGTTGGATACGATCCACAGGAAGTTGCTGTTAACGGAAAATCAAAATTTGATATCGTATTAAAAGAATCTGCATCAAGTTCTATTGACGAAGTCGTTGTTACAGCATTTGGTCAACGCTCCAAGAAGAGCGACCTTATTGGTTCCGTTTCATCACTTAGCCCCAAAGAATTACGTGCCCCAGTAAGCAATCTTACAGCAGCATTACAAGGCAAAGTTGCTGGTGTAGTTTCATTTCAACGCAGTGGAGAGCCAGGAGGCGACAATGCCGATTTTTTCATCAGGGGTGTAGGTACTTTTGGAACAAATAATAAACCATTGATTCTTGTCGATAATATGGAGGTGACAGCAGATGATTTGGCACGCATCCCCGTTGATGACATCGAAAACTTTTCGATCTTACGTGATGCCACCGCATCAGCCGTATATGGCTCTCGCGGAGCAAACGGAGTTGTCTTAGTGACAACAAAGATAGGACGTGACGGACCTGCAACGATCAGTTTTAGAGCCGAACAACGCATATCAACACCTACCCAAACGCTGAAATTTGCGGATCCCGTCACTTGGATGAAAATGTACAATGAGGCTGTTACAACACGAGACCCTTTGGGGGTAGAACCCTATGGGCAATATAAAATTGAACGCACCGCTGCTGGAGACGATCCGATCACCTACCCGGCAGTCGATTGGCTCAATGCGCTTACTAAGAAGACTACAACAACCCAAAACTACAATTTAAGTGTATCGGGCGGTGGACAAATTGCAACGTATAACGTGAGTGGAAATTTTACCAATGACAATGGTCTACTTAAAATGGATGCGTTGAACAACTTTAACAATAACGTTAATTTTAAAGTTATGAACCTGCGGAGCAATATTGGTATCAACTTAACCAAATCAACATTCGCCATGGTTCGCACCGTGGCCAATCTGCAAAATTACAGTGGTCCACCGACAAATGGAGCAGAAGCCTACAATCTTGCACTTCGTGCAAATCCTGTTTTATTTCTTCCAGTATATCAAGCCGGTCCTAGTCAGTCCTATATTCAGCATCCACTCTTCGGAAATGCCGATAAGGGACAGTACGCCAACCCTTACGCACAGATTATGCGCGGATACTCGGAAAGAAAGCGGAGTGATATTCAGGTGCAATTGGAATTAAAACAAGATTTTTCAACAATTCTTTTAGAAGGTCTAAATTATAGAGGACTGTTCAATCTAAGCAGAAATTCTTATTTTGCCCAATCACGCCAGTACAACCCGTTTTATTATGAGCCAATAGGAACCGATCCAAAAAACAACTCTTTGCTCTTTCGTGAGATCAATCCTGAAACAGGAACAGAATATCTCGATTTCGTTCCTGGAGAAAGAACCCAATCCGCTGTTTTCTATATGGAGAATCAGCTCTCCTATCAACGGACCTTTAATGAGAAGCACAATGTATTTGGCATGCTGATCAACACTATTCGAGATAATATCAAAACACCCGTCGACAATAATATTTCCCTGATCAATACGCTTCCCAACAGAAATGTGTCCTTATCTGGTAGCTTCACCTATGGCTATGATAATCGTTATCACGCTCAATTTGCTTTTGGGTACAATGGCTCGGAGAAGTTTTCAGACAAATTTCGTTGGGGATTTTTTCCTTCCTTCGGTTTAGCATGGAATGTATCCAATGAGCAGTTTTTCGAACCAATTAAGGAGGTCGTCAGTAATTTAAAATTTCGCTTCACACGTGGCATTCTCGGGAATGACCAGATACTTGATACGAGATTCTTCTATCTTTCGGATGTCAACCTGAATAGCACAGACTATGGTTATTCTTTTGGCTTACCTGCCGAGTCAGGACGTAGAACCGTCAACGGTATTGTGGTCAATCGGTATGCCAACCCTGACATTCGATGGGAAATTTCCAAACAAACCAACTTGGGAATTGACTTAAGCTTATTTAAAGGCGCATTGACATTTACAGGTGATTTTTATCAACAACAACGTGACAATATCGTTCAAGCACGTTCATTATCCTCAATCAACGGTCTAACCGCCGCTGTTTTTGCCAATGTTGGAGAATATAAGAGTAAAGGATTTGACGGCGAATTGGTCTACAATAAGTCTGTAAACAGTGATTTATGGTTCCAAGGCAGAGGAACATTCACTTTTGCAACAGGAGAATATGCATTCTTCGAAGAGCCGGCATATAAAAACGCGTACCGTCAACGTCAAGGAACTTCCGTCAGCAATCAGTTTGGTTATATAGCGGAGCGACTGTTTATTGATGACAACGAAGTCTATAATAGTCCCGCCCAAGAATTTGGATCAACAGTCCGTGGTGGAGATATCAAATACTTGGACGTTAATCGAGACGGTTTAATTAATGACGACGACCGCATGCCAATAGGCTATCCTACGACGCCAGAAATCAATTATGGCTTTGGTTTAAGCACAGGCTATAAGGGTTTCGACTGCTCGTTCTTTTTTAGCGGAGTTGGAAGAACATCGTTATTTATTAATCCAACAACGAATAATACAAGCAGTCCATTGAGCCGAGGGATTGCTCCATTCGGTGTAGAAACATCACCCAACGCTGTCTTCCAAGAGTGGGCAAATAACTATTGGTCCGAAGACAATAAAAACATCTATGCAGCATGGCCTCGTTTAAGCGTCATGCCAATGGCCAACAATACAGTTCAAAGTACTTTTTGGATGCGTAATGGCAGTCTGCTTCGTTTAAAACAAGTCGAATTAGGTTACACATTCAACAAAAAACTAACGCAACGATACAAATTCAAAAACCTGCGTATTTATGCCAGTGCAACAAATCTATTGCGATTTAGCTCTTTCAAATTATGGGATCCTGAAATGGGTGGTAATGCGCTAAACTATCCACTACAAAGGGTATTTAACATTGGTATCAATGCTAATTTATAA
- a CDS encoding FecR family protein, with product MNEIYKLISVFLNRKDTVQERKELLDWFEKQSENGIAETEFAAIQNNAKKSLIKDIQNPARKIIRLRTTRYIAIAASILLIGFSVIQFWPKPEILATTAQLASIPPGKERAVIILGNGKRIDLEHLSLNQSIQTGDVIIKKDGNGQISYHDVKTGKISIQQNSMYTPKGATYDLTLSDGTLVTLNADSKISYPTSFDNGDREVELQGEAYFHVQKTINRSKFIVKTRGQKIEVLGTRFNVNAYPETDRTQTTLEEGSVVVSAQDIPQSAIYLKPNEQATLQHGTLNSRHINLEEVLSWKKGQFYFNGNNTEEVMQQIARWYNIDIIYKRSKSKEEYTGTIPRNLSLNKLVQLLNYADLNTKALVGDNNRIKLIIT from the coding sequence ATGAACGAAATATACAAGCTGATTTCCGTCTTCTTGAACAGGAAGGATACTGTTCAAGAGAGAAAAGAACTACTTGACTGGTTTGAAAAACAGTCCGAAAATGGCATTGCTGAGACCGAATTCGCAGCTATTCAAAATAATGCAAAAAAGAGCCTTATCAAGGATATACAAAATCCAGCAAGAAAAATTATACGGCTCCGCACAACCCGGTATATAGCTATCGCCGCCAGCATCCTGCTGATTGGTTTTTCGGTCATACAGTTTTGGCCAAAGCCCGAGATCTTAGCTACCACAGCACAATTGGCATCAATCCCACCCGGTAAAGAAAGAGCGGTCATTATCTTGGGAAATGGCAAACGAATAGATCTCGAACATCTTTCGCTCAATCAAAGTATACAAACAGGCGATGTTATTATAAAAAAGGATGGCAATGGACAAATCAGCTATCATGATGTTAAAACAGGAAAAATAAGCATACAGCAAAATAGCATGTATACGCCAAAAGGTGCCACTTATGACCTAACCTTATCAGATGGCACATTGGTGACACTAAACGCTGATTCGAAAATCTCTTATCCAACCTCCTTTGACAATGGAGACAGGGAAGTTGAATTACAGGGTGAAGCCTATTTTCACGTACAGAAAACAATCAATAGAAGCAAATTTATTGTTAAAACACGTGGTCAGAAAATTGAGGTTTTGGGAACCCGCTTCAATGTCAATGCATATCCCGAAACAGATAGAACCCAAACAACCCTAGAGGAAGGGTCTGTGGTAGTATCAGCACAGGATATACCACAATCCGCTATTTACCTAAAACCAAATGAGCAGGCTACTTTGCAACATGGCACACTAAATTCCCGCCACATAAATCTTGAAGAAGTATTGAGTTGGAAAAAAGGTCAGTTTTATTTCAATGGTAATAATACAGAAGAGGTCATGCAACAAATTGCCCGCTGGTATAATATTGACATTATCTACAAACGAAGTAAAAGCAAGGAAGAATACACAGGTACAATCCCCCGCAATCTAAGCTTAAATAAATTGGTGCAGCTGCTCAACTATGCGGATCTCAATACAAAAGCTTTGGTGGGTGACAATAACCGAATTAAATTAATCATTACATAA
- a CDS encoding RNA polymerase sigma factor has product MKSQKSYQYHELLPLIRQGDQRAFVVLYDLFTPDLIAFIAKKVASSEAAEDILHDLFMSVWKNREMIEQIESLPAYLFSSCRYLILAHYRKNLKLKVSSLYFDELELEDETVAIEDKLYYRYIIDIVAKEVENLPEKCRQVFKLSRDFYMSNKAIAQQLNISESTVEKHINKAIKHLRAATSHLFHFTLFF; this is encoded by the coding sequence ATGAAAAGTCAAAAATCATATCAATATCACGAGCTTCTCCCTCTTATACGCCAAGGGGACCAACGAGCATTTGTTGTATTATATGATCTATTTACGCCCGATTTAATCGCTTTTATCGCAAAAAAAGTTGCTAGCAGTGAAGCCGCTGAAGATATACTGCACGACCTTTTTATGTCTGTATGGAAAAATCGGGAAATGATTGAACAAATAGAATCTCTCCCAGCCTACCTATTTAGCTCCTGTAGATACCTCATCCTTGCTCATTATCGCAAGAATTTAAAATTAAAGGTATCATCGCTCTATTTTGACGAGCTCGAACTGGAAGACGAAACCGTTGCAATAGAAGACAAACTCTATTACCGTTATATTATTGATATTGTCGCCAAAGAAGTCGAGAACCTTCCTGAAAAATGCCGACAAGTATTTAAATTGAGTCGTGACTTCTACATGAGCAACAAAGCTATTGCGCAGCAGCTTAATATCAGCGAGTCTACTGTCGAAAAACACATTAATAAAGCAATCAAGCATCTTCGAGCAGCAACAAGCCATTTATTTCATTTTACACTATTCTTCTAG